The following proteins are co-located in the Streptomyces sp. DT2A-34 genome:
- a CDS encoding cysteine desulfurase, with amino-acid sequence MTTPDVTAWPTPTDPSALRRRPGGFTAESVRHDFPILHRPVNGHPLIWLDNAATTQKPRQVIEALTAYYGTANSNIHRGAHTMAREATEAYEAGRAAVADFLGAPSPDGVVFVRGTTEAVNLVAQSWGRANLGPGDDILVPVLEHHSDIVPWQMVAKETRARLVPVPLTADGEIDQDAYADLLSSRTRLVAISHASNVLGTVPPVKEMTALAHRYGAKVLVDGAQAVAHFPVDVQDLNADFYAFSGHKLFAPTGIGVLYTKPDLLAGMAPWQGGGNMIESVDFGRTTFAAAPHKMEAGTGHISGVIGLLAALNWLTSLDREAVAAYEERLLSCARDALATVPGLQLIGSASDRIAVLTFTLAGQDPASVADWLDRDGIAVRAGHHCAQPALAHYGLESAARASLALYNTSDEVDQLVASLRRLQQSA; translated from the coding sequence ATGACTACGCCTGACGTCACGGCGTGGCCGACGCCGACCGATCCCTCCGCGCTTCGGCGCCGACCGGGCGGTTTCACCGCCGAGTCGGTGCGTCACGACTTCCCGATCCTGCACCGGCCGGTCAACGGCCACCCCCTCATCTGGCTCGACAACGCAGCCACCACCCAGAAGCCGCGCCAGGTCATCGAGGCGCTCACCGCCTACTACGGCACCGCCAACTCCAACATCCACCGCGGGGCCCACACCATGGCGCGGGAGGCCACCGAGGCGTACGAGGCGGGCCGGGCGGCCGTCGCCGACTTCCTCGGCGCCCCGAGCCCGGACGGTGTCGTGTTCGTGCGCGGCACCACGGAGGCCGTCAACCTCGTCGCGCAGAGCTGGGGCCGGGCCAACCTCGGGCCCGGGGACGACATTCTGGTGCCGGTCCTCGAACACCACTCGGACATCGTGCCGTGGCAGATGGTCGCCAAGGAGACCCGGGCCCGGCTCGTGCCGGTCCCGCTCACCGCGGACGGAGAGATCGACCAGGACGCGTACGCGGATCTCCTGTCCTCGCGCACCCGGCTCGTCGCGATCAGCCACGCCTCGAACGTCCTGGGCACCGTCCCGCCCGTCAAGGAGATGACGGCGCTCGCCCACCGCTATGGCGCCAAGGTCCTGGTGGACGGTGCCCAGGCCGTCGCTCATTTCCCCGTCGACGTCCAGGACTTGAACGCGGACTTCTACGCGTTCTCCGGTCACAAGCTGTTCGCGCCGACCGGCATCGGTGTCCTGTACACGAAGCCGGACCTCCTCGCCGGCATGGCACCGTGGCAGGGCGGCGGCAACATGATCGAGTCCGTGGACTTCGGCAGGACCACGTTCGCGGCCGCCCCGCACAAGATGGAGGCCGGTACCGGACACATCTCCGGCGTCATCGGACTGCTCGCCGCCCTGAACTGGCTGACGTCCCTGGACCGCGAGGCCGTCGCGGCATACGAGGAGCGTCTCCTGTCGTGTGCGCGCGACGCCCTTGCCACGGTGCCCGGGCTCCAGTTGATCGGTTCGGCGTCCGACCGGATCGCGGTGCTCACCTTCACGCTCGCGGGGCAGGACCCGGCCTCCGTCGCCGACTGGCTCGACCGCGACGGAATCGCCGTCCGCGCCGGTCACCACTGCGCCCAACCAGCCCTCGCCCACTACGGGTTGGAGTCGGCGGCGCGTGCGTCTCTCGCGCTCTACAACACGTCCGACGAGGTGGACCAGCTCGTCGCGTCGCTGCGCCGACTGCAACAGAGCGCCTGA
- a CDS encoding family 2B encapsulin nanocompartment shell protein, which translates to MPTDRISLSTESARQLATTTKTAPQMRGITPRYLLRALPWVDVESGVYRVNRRRTYVLGDDRISTHTDEGSPRVVQGDLREIPYLRETDDALLGQLADAFTETSFEAGQVLVQEGDTAEHLWVIVRGRAEKRAAGRYGDEALVQVIGDGQYFDLEAWTKGEPMPYAVKAVTPGVALRAARSALAGLMERDGSLRGAVESYAAGGVPAPGTEAPIDLSGGHVGEVDLPSTYVDYEDVPREYHMTLAQTRMMVHSRVADLYNGPMDQTRTQANLTVQALRERQENLMLNHPDLGLFHSVPAGQRVQARTGAPTPDDLDELLARVWKQPAYFVAHPRAIAAFGRECTRRGVPPVTDSRFGSPLLTWRGVPLLPSDKVPCPGGSGEAAGTTEILLMRVGEAEQGVVGLRPAAVPDEVEPGLSMRNMGMDRKGITSYLMTAYFNTAVLVDDAIAVLQNVEVSKYHDYA; encoded by the coding sequence GTGCCGACCGACCGCATCAGCCTCAGCACCGAGTCCGCTCGGCAACTCGCGACCACCACGAAGACGGCACCGCAGATGCGCGGTATCACCCCGCGCTACCTCCTGCGCGCCCTTCCTTGGGTCGATGTCGAATCGGGTGTGTACCGCGTCAACCGGCGCCGCACCTACGTCCTGGGCGACGACCGCATCAGCACGCACACCGACGAGGGAAGTCCGCGCGTCGTGCAGGGCGACTTACGCGAGATCCCGTACCTGCGCGAGACCGATGACGCCCTCCTCGGTCAACTGGCCGACGCCTTCACCGAGACGAGCTTCGAGGCCGGGCAGGTGCTCGTCCAGGAGGGCGACACCGCCGAGCACCTGTGGGTGATCGTCCGGGGCCGCGCCGAGAAGCGCGCCGCCGGGCGGTACGGCGACGAGGCGCTGGTCCAGGTCATCGGCGACGGGCAGTACTTCGACCTGGAGGCGTGGACCAAGGGCGAGCCCATGCCGTACGCCGTCAAGGCCGTCACTCCCGGCGTCGCCCTGCGCGCCGCGCGTTCCGCTCTCGCCGGGCTCATGGAGCGCGACGGGTCGCTGCGCGGGGCGGTGGAGTCGTACGCGGCGGGCGGCGTGCCCGCACCCGGCACCGAGGCGCCCATCGACCTGAGCGGCGGTCATGTGGGTGAGGTCGACCTGCCGAGCACCTACGTCGACTACGAGGACGTGCCGCGCGAATACCACATGACGCTCGCCCAGACGCGGATGATGGTGCACTCCCGTGTCGCCGACCTCTACAACGGGCCGATGGACCAGACGCGGACCCAGGCCAACCTGACCGTCCAGGCCCTGCGCGAGCGGCAGGAGAACCTGATGCTCAACCACCCCGACCTCGGGCTCTTCCACAGTGTCCCGGCCGGTCAGCGCGTGCAGGCGCGCACCGGCGCTCCCACCCCCGACGACCTGGACGAGCTGCTCGCGAGGGTGTGGAAGCAGCCCGCCTACTTCGTGGCGCACCCGAGGGCGATCGCCGCGTTCGGGCGCGAGTGCACGCGGCGGGGGGTGCCGCCGGTGACGGACAGCCGGTTCGGCAGTCCGCTGCTGACCTGGCGGGGCGTGCCGCTGCTGCCCTCCGACAAGGTGCCGTGTCCGGGCGGCTCGGGCGAGGCCGCCGGTACCACCGAGATCCTGCTGATGCGGGTCGGCGAGGCCGAGCAGGGCGTGGTGGGCTTGCGCCCCGCGGCGGTGCCGGACGAGGTCGAACCCGGCCTGTCCATGCGGAACATGGGCATGGACCGGAAGGGCATCACGTCCTACCTGATGACGGCCTACTTCAACACCGCCGTGCTGGTGGACGACGCCATCGCCGTACTCCAGAACGTCGAGGTGTCCAAGTACCATGACTACGCCTGA
- a CDS encoding sulfite reductase flavoprotein subunit alpha, producing the protein MPPTGSLIPADAPFSAQQEAWLAGFIAGIAAAGRRDGAAADAPAATVDVLYGTQTGNAEFLAGELVAGARARGLGGAATALDDVTPERLAAMSHVIVVTSTYGEGEMPDNAGLFWEALQAETAPRLEGLRYAVLGLGDQGYDDFCQAAKLIDTRLEQLGATRLHERVDCDVDFEEPAAQWTAAVLERLVAETGASGGTTEASPAAAPQRSRWNKRDPYRSRLAVNRLLSAPRSAKEIRHYEFDLGDSGITYAAGDALAVVPVNDPALVGELLEHLGAGGDEEAAELLRTEREIRAPSKELIADLVERAPSSELASVVAHGDRSDLDSWLWGRDVLDLLRDAGSAAPGLAELLPFLRPLQARQYSISSSPLAHPDRIHLTVASVRYGAPERRYEGVASTYLADRAGGEGAAVGIYLQPNASFGVPADDDAPMVMIGPGTGIAPFRGFLHERAARGAAGRNWLFFGDQHRATDFVYEDELEDLRKRGVLTELDLAFSRDQAEKVYVQTRMRERSRELYAWLEEGAHVYVCGDASRMARDVEAALLSVIAEQRGRGDDDAAEYLAGLRRAKRYVRDVY; encoded by the coding sequence ATGCCCCCGACCGGGTCCCTCATCCCGGCCGACGCGCCGTTCTCCGCCCAACAGGAGGCCTGGCTCGCCGGGTTCATCGCCGGGATCGCCGCCGCCGGACGCCGGGACGGCGCGGCGGCGGACGCACCCGCCGCGACGGTCGACGTCCTGTACGGCACCCAGACCGGCAACGCCGAGTTCCTCGCCGGTGAGCTCGTCGCCGGGGCCCGCGCCCGTGGCCTCGGCGGCGCCGCCACCGCGCTCGACGACGTCACGCCCGAACGGCTCGCCGCGATGTCCCACGTGATCGTGGTGACCTCGACGTACGGCGAGGGCGAGATGCCCGACAACGCCGGGCTGTTCTGGGAGGCGCTCCAGGCCGAGACGGCGCCGAGGCTGGAGGGTCTGCGGTACGCGGTCCTCGGGCTCGGCGACCAGGGGTACGACGACTTCTGCCAGGCCGCGAAGCTCATCGACACCCGCCTTGAGCAGCTCGGGGCGACCCGGCTGCACGAACGCGTCGACTGCGACGTCGACTTCGAGGAGCCCGCGGCGCAGTGGACGGCGGCGGTCCTGGAGCGTCTGGTCGCGGAGACCGGCGCGTCGGGCGGGACCACGGAGGCCTCCCCGGCCGCCGCGCCACAACGCTCCCGGTGGAACAAGCGCGACCCGTACCGCTCCCGGCTCGCGGTGAACCGTCTGCTGTCCGCACCCCGCAGCGCGAAGGAGATCCGCCACTACGAGTTCGACCTCGGCGACAGCGGCATCACGTACGCGGCGGGCGACGCGCTGGCCGTCGTACCGGTGAACGACCCGGCTCTCGTCGGGGAGTTGCTGGAACATCTCGGTGCGGGCGGTGACGAGGAGGCCGCCGAGCTGCTGCGGACCGAGCGCGAGATCCGCGCCCCGTCGAAGGAGCTGATCGCCGACCTCGTGGAGCGGGCGCCGTCGAGTGAGCTCGCCTCGGTGGTGGCGCACGGCGACCGCTCCGACCTCGACTCCTGGCTCTGGGGCCGGGACGTGCTGGACCTGCTGCGGGACGCCGGTTCCGCCGCGCCGGGCCTCGCCGAACTGCTGCCGTTCCTGCGGCCGTTGCAGGCACGCCAGTACTCGATCTCGTCGAGCCCGCTGGCCCACCCGGACCGCATCCACCTCACCGTCGCGTCCGTCCGGTACGGCGCCCCCGAGCGCCGGTACGAGGGCGTCGCGTCGACGTACCTCGCGGACAGGGCCGGCGGCGAGGGGGCGGCCGTGGGCATCTACCTGCAGCCGAACGCCTCCTTCGGCGTCCCGGCGGACGACGACGCCCCGATGGTCATGATCGGCCCCGGCACGGGCATCGCACCGTTCCGCGGCTTCCTCCACGAGCGCGCCGCGCGGGGCGCCGCCGGGCGCAACTGGCTGTTCTTCGGCGACCAGCACCGCGCGACGGACTTCGTGTACGAGGACGAGCTGGAGGACTTGCGGAAGCGCGGCGTGCTCACCGAACTCGACCTCGCGTTCTCGCGCGACCAGGCCGAGAAGGTGTACGTGCAGACGCGGATGCGGGAGCGGTCGCGCGAGCTGTACGCGTGGCTGGAGGAGGGCGCGCACGTCTACGTCTGCGGCGACGCCTCCCGTATGGCGAGGGACGTCGAGGCGGCCCTGCTGTCCGTCATCGCCGAGCAGCGCGGGCGCGGGGACGACGACGCGGCGGAGTACCTGGCGGGCCTGCGGCGGGCGAAGCGCTACGTACGGGACGTGTACTGA